Proteins from a single region of Runella sp. SP2:
- a CDS encoding DUF6958 family protein — protein MKEETIQTLHPKEGKVNKKISLEKYNFIRKNLLQILEKDELTHTELMEKLYEKIKDDFVGGVQWYGETVKLDLEARSIIFRTKSKPEKYTLKGEEQAQ, from the coding sequence ATGAAAGAAGAAACCATTCAAACGCTTCATCCAAAAGAAGGGAAGGTCAACAAGAAAATATCATTAGAAAAATACAACTTCATCCGAAAAAACTTGCTGCAAATTTTGGAGAAAGATGAGCTTACCCACACCGAACTCATGGAAAAATTGTACGAAAAGATAAAAGATGATTTTGTGGGTGGCGTGCAATGGTACGGCGAAACAGTTAAACTTGACCTAGAAGCCAGAAGCATCATTTTCAGAACGAAGTCAAAGCCTGAAAAATATACATTGAAAGGAGAAGAGCAAGCACAATGA
- a CDS encoding GntP family permease: MSDPLFILSVGVLIVVGGIIGVKLHPFLALLLGALAVAMLTPPEVIEQYALSKGTAPAAALAMAKKSVGERIATEFGNTCAKIGILIAMAAIIGKCMLESGAAERIIRSILRLTGIEKAPIAFLLSSFFLGIPVFFDTVLFLMVPLAKAMTLRIGKNYLLLVLCIMAGAAMANSLVPPAPGPLFLIGEMHIPMGLMMVTGVIVGLFTITSGYFFALWANKKWPIELRDSLDAKLEDMKSIAAKETKQLPSLGVSLLPVAVPLFFICLDTAFSAFFKASEVSTTLVAIVKFFGDKNIAILTGGFIALWVLASQKKDAKKDGLTPFVQSALMSGGGIILITAAGGAFGGMLQQTGISGRIADMTKEYQMALIPMAFFIAAVVRTAQGSATVALITASGILSGMASNANLSFHPVYLGLAIGCGSKLVPWMNDAGFWIICKLSNLTEKEALKTISPLLVVMGLTGLIVIMIGAALFPLV; this comes from the coding sequence ATGTCTGATCCCTTATTTATTTTGTCGGTGGGCGTATTGATTGTGGTGGGTGGAATCATTGGCGTCAAGCTACATCCATTTTTGGCACTGTTGTTAGGTGCTCTTGCCGTTGCGATGTTGACACCCCCCGAAGTCATTGAGCAATACGCTTTGTCCAAAGGCACGGCCCCCGCTGCGGCCTTGGCGATGGCCAAAAAGAGCGTGGGTGAGCGCATTGCTACCGAGTTTGGAAATACCTGCGCCAAAATTGGCATTCTGATAGCAATGGCCGCCATTATTGGGAAATGTATGCTAGAAAGTGGCGCGGCCGAGCGCATCATTCGGTCGATACTTCGATTGACAGGCATTGAAAAAGCCCCGATTGCCTTTCTACTAAGCAGTTTTTTCCTCGGAATCCCCGTTTTTTTTGATACCGTTTTATTTTTGATGGTACCTCTTGCCAAAGCCATGACCCTCCGCATTGGTAAAAATTACCTTTTGTTGGTGTTGTGTATCATGGCGGGGGCGGCAATGGCCAATTCGCTGGTGCCCCCTGCGCCTGGACCGTTGTTCCTGATTGGCGAAATGCACATTCCGATGGGCTTGATGATGGTGACGGGCGTAATTGTGGGGCTTTTTACCATTACCTCGGGTTACTTTTTTGCCCTTTGGGCCAATAAAAAATGGCCAATTGAACTCCGCGACTCGCTGGATGCGAAACTGGAAGACATGAAGTCGATTGCGGCCAAGGAAACCAAACAGCTCCCTTCGTTGGGTGTTTCGTTGCTGCCTGTAGCTGTTCCTTTGTTTTTTATTTGTCTCGATACTGCTTTTAGCGCCTTTTTTAAAGCAAGTGAAGTCTCTACCACCTTGGTGGCAATTGTGAAATTTTTTGGCGATAAAAACATTGCCATTCTCACGGGAGGTTTCATTGCGTTGTGGGTGTTGGCAAGTCAGAAAAAGGACGCTAAAAAAGACGGATTAACACCTTTTGTACAGTCGGCCTTGATGAGTGGCGGAGGGATTATTTTGATTACGGCGGCGGGTGGTGCGTTTGGGGGAATGTTGCAGCAAACGGGCATCAGTGGCCGCATTGCTGATATGACCAAAGAATACCAAATGGCACTTATTCCAATGGCATTTTTTATTGCGGCCGTGGTGCGCACTGCCCAAGGTTCAGCTACGGTGGCGTTGATTACAGCCTCGGGTATTTTGTCAGGAATGGCCAGCAACGCCAACCTGTCATTTCACCCTGTTTATTTAGGGTTAGCGATTGGATGTGGCTCAAAATTAGTGCCTTGGATGAATGATGCTGGTTTTTGGATTATCTGTAAATTGAGCAATCTTACGGAAAAAGAAGCCCTCAAAACCATTTCGCCCTTGTTGGTAGTGATGGGGCTGACGGGTTTGATTGTCATTATGATTGGAGCGGCTTTGTTTCCATTGGTATAA
- the kdgD gene encoding 5-dehydro-4-deoxyglucarate dehydratase codes for MELSKIKSSLEDGLLSFPITDFDENGEFNAETYAERLEWFVSHDVSSVFVAGGTGEFFSLSAAEYEQIVNLSAKVVAERVPVISSVGRSIPEAIAFAKMAEKAGINALLLFPPYLTECPQDGVFEYAKTIIQNTTLPVIYYNRGNGILSTQYIQKLADACPNFIGLKDGTGNMQDLNDTIKTVGKRLSYIGGVPTAEIIAEAYLSIGVNTYSSAAFNFVPELANKFYHSLRAGDTETVAEITKSFYIPLVRLRSKKNGYAVSLIKAGAKIIGKSAGDVRPPLSMPTDADYAELEQIIKANS; via the coding sequence ATGGAACTTTCAAAAATAAAATCATCGCTCGAAGACGGGCTTCTTTCGTTTCCAATTACTGATTTTGACGAAAATGGAGAATTTAACGCCGAAACCTACGCCGAACGCCTCGAATGGTTTGTGAGCCACGATGTTTCGTCGGTGTTTGTAGCAGGGGGAACAGGGGAGTTTTTCTCGCTTTCGGCGGCAGAATACGAGCAGATTGTCAACCTTTCGGCGAAGGTTGTAGCCGAACGCGTACCCGTCATTTCGAGCGTGGGGCGTAGCATTCCTGAAGCCATTGCCTTTGCAAAAATGGCCGAAAAAGCAGGTATCAATGCACTGTTGCTTTTCCCTCCCTACCTGACCGAATGCCCGCAAGATGGGGTGTTTGAGTATGCCAAAACGATTATTCAAAATACCACGTTGCCCGTCATTTATTACAACCGTGGCAATGGTATTTTATCAACGCAGTACATTCAAAAACTAGCGGATGCCTGCCCCAATTTTATAGGATTAAAGGACGGTACGGGCAACATGCAAGACCTGAACGACACCATCAAAACCGTCGGAAAGCGCTTGTCGTACATCGGGGGAGTGCCTACGGCCGAGATTATTGCCGAAGCCTATTTGTCGATTGGAGTCAATACGTATTCGTCGGCGGCGTTCAATTTTGTGCCTGAATTGGCCAATAAATTTTACCACAGCCTCCGCGCGGGCGATACCGAAACGGTGGCCGAAATCACTAAGAGTTTTTACATTCCGTTGGTACGTTTGCGGAGCAAGAAAAACGGCTATGCGGTCAGTTTGATTAAAGCAGGGGCAAAAATAATTGGTAAAAGCGCAGGCGATGTTCGCCCACCGTTGTCGATGCCAACTGATGCCGACTATGCTGAACTTGAACAAATTATAAAAGCCAATAGCTAG
- a CDS encoding ThuA domain-containing protein has translation MKKLSLLLLTLVIGIYASHDSVANPSKKVLKALIIDGQNNHEQWPKITYMMKRYLEETGKFTVDVQRTYYTWNGGDLEAKYPIKGLPATQSLPKPKMDSAYHPDFFKYDVVICNFGWNAAPWSDGTQADFEKYINNGGGLVVVHAADNSFPMWPAYNRMIGLGGWGDRTEKDGPFVYYDKEGKLVRDTSPGRAGSHGAQKEFLITVRNSKHPITKGMPLNWMHSKDEMYDRLRGPAENMEVLATAFSPKDNRGTDRHEPMLMTIKQGKGRIFHTPLGHVDYSVECVGFIISLQRGAQWAATGKVDIPIPADFPTETAVSQRKFVE, from the coding sequence ATGAAGAAACTCAGTCTTTTGCTCCTTACGCTTGTGATAGGCATCTATGCTAGTCATGATTCGGTCGCTAATCCCTCAAAAAAAGTGTTAAAGGCACTCATCATTGACGGACAAAACAACCACGAACAATGGCCTAAAATCACCTACATGATGAAGCGTTACTTGGAGGAAACGGGTAAATTTACCGTGGACGTACAGCGTACCTACTATACTTGGAACGGAGGAGATTTGGAAGCAAAGTACCCAATCAAAGGTCTTCCTGCGACGCAATCGTTGCCCAAACCCAAGATGGATTCGGCCTATCATCCCGATTTTTTCAAGTACGATGTCGTTATCTGTAATTTTGGTTGGAACGCTGCCCCTTGGTCGGACGGTACGCAAGCTGATTTTGAAAAATACATCAATAATGGCGGTGGTCTAGTGGTGGTTCATGCTGCTGATAACTCGTTTCCGATGTGGCCTGCCTATAACCGCATGATTGGTTTGGGAGGTTGGGGCGACCGCACTGAAAAAGACGGCCCATTTGTATATTACGACAAAGAGGGCAAGTTAGTGAGAGACACCAGTCCAGGACGGGCGGGCTCACACGGGGCGCAAAAGGAGTTTTTGATTACGGTGCGCAATTCAAAACACCCCATTACGAAGGGAATGCCGCTGAATTGGATGCACTCCAAAGACGAAATGTACGACCGCTTGCGTGGGCCTGCCGAAAATATGGAGGTACTGGCCACGGCTTTTTCTCCGAAAGACAATCGCGGCACCGACCGCCACGAACCCATGCTGATGACCATCAAACAAGGCAAAGGCCGCATTTTCCACACGCCACTTGGGCACGTTGATTATTCGGTAGAGTGCGTAGGCTTTATTATTTCTCTTCAGCGCGGAGCACAGTGGGCGGCAACGGGCAAAGTTGATATTCCAATTCCTGCCGATTTCCCTACGGAAACAGCGGTGAGCCAGCGTAAGTTTGTGGAGTAA
- a CDS encoding SDR family NAD(P)-dependent oxidoreductase: protein MQQLFRLDGKVVLVTGASSGMGKAIALAMGAQGAVVIVSSKDAGACEEVVAELSVANVEAMALPCDMSRKEEIEHLAQKVLEKYERIDVLVSGVGVAPVGSSGTIETTHFEDVMKINVQNALYLTQLLLPSMVKRCDGVLIYLASIASVRGNKSIGLYGMSKAALVQMVRNIAVEYGPYNIRANAISPGMIDTPFSQSLMQNKAFMERRLALTPLRRVGTPEEIAGVVVMLASNAGGFITGQNIIVDGGTTISDGN, encoded by the coding sequence ATGCAACAGTTATTTAGGCTAGATGGCAAAGTGGTGTTGGTTACAGGGGCTTCTTCGGGTATGGGGAAGGCTATTGCATTAGCGATGGGGGCGCAAGGTGCGGTGGTAATTGTATCGAGCAAAGATGCTGGCGCGTGTGAAGAAGTAGTGGCCGAATTGTCGGTGGCTAATGTGGAGGCAATGGCCCTTCCCTGCGATATGTCACGTAAAGAAGAAATAGAACATCTCGCCCAAAAAGTACTTGAAAAGTACGAGCGAATTGACGTATTGGTGAGTGGGGTAGGCGTTGCGCCCGTGGGTTCGTCGGGTACAATTGAAACGACACATTTTGAGGATGTTATGAAAATTAATGTTCAAAATGCCCTTTATTTAACCCAATTGTTGCTCCCATCGATGGTAAAAAGGTGCGATGGTGTATTAATTTATTTAGCAAGTATTGCGAGCGTTCGAGGCAACAAATCCATTGGACTTTACGGAATGTCGAAAGCCGCACTGGTTCAAATGGTTAGAAACATTGCCGTAGAATATGGCCCCTACAATATCCGAGCCAATGCCATTTCGCCAGGAATGATTGATACTCCTTTTTCACAATCGTTGATGCAAAACAAAGCGTTTATGGAACGTCGTTTGGCACTGACTCCCCTGCGACGGGTAGGGACGCCTGAAGAGATAGCAGGGGTAGTGGTGATGCTAGCGTCTAATGCTGGGGGCTTCATAACGGGGCAAAATATCATCGTTGACGGAGGTACAACCATTAGCGATGGGAATTAA
- a CDS encoding cupin domain-containing protein, producing the protein MTNSIRRIVTGHTDDGTAIFMSDTSFETVVIPSGDAAMTTIWTTATVPADCNDETDGRQRDAGTTLNGGSVIRIVDMLPNASSPFHRSNSIDYGIVISGSIELELDNGVFKTVEAGGIIVQRGTIHKWRNPSDDQICRIVFVLIEAKSFEVNGMALEECMIHD; encoded by the coding sequence ATGACTAATTCCATTCGACGTATAGTGACAGGCCATACCGATGACGGTACGGCTATTTTTATGTCTGATACTTCCTTTGAAACGGTCGTTATCCCCTCGGGGGATGCCGCTATGACCACTATTTGGACAACAGCCACTGTTCCTGCTGACTGTAACGATGAAACCGATGGCCGTCAACGAGATGCGGGTACGACGCTCAATGGTGGCTCGGTCATTCGTATCGTGGATATGTTGCCTAATGCTTCATCCCCATTTCATCGTTCCAATAGTATCGACTACGGTATTGTAATTAGTGGTTCGATAGAACTCGAACTTGATAATGGCGTTTTCAAAACGGTAGAAGCGGGCGGAATCATCGTACAACGTGGAACGATTCATAAATGGAGAAATCCCTCCGATGACCAAATTTGCCGTATCGTATTTGTGCTCATTGAAGCAAAATCGTTTGAAGTGAATGGAATGGCTTTGGAAGAATGTATGATTCATGATTAG
- a CDS encoding c-type cytochrome, producing MQTSTLKLGLVSACLALAFCSFIVSIPPNESLKKVYENQSDTLTKVKLPPGADPESEDWKGIDLEPKAPVRPLGVAEEQSRFLLPPGYRIEPVLTEPAIQQPGAIAFDGNGRMYVLELRSYMLDADSKNELEPTSRISRWEDKNNDGVYESGTTFLDNLIFPRFVLPYGKDCILTMESDADNVYKYTDTNGDGKADKKELFTTKYGRSGNVEHQQAFMYYGMDNWLYSTVNAFRVRETPNGVIREKTGFNRAQWGVTHDDDGKLWFQGGASGLPSYFQFPIHYGNFEVPNEFAKGFDVPWGAPVKLADMQGGMDEVRQPDGSLNRVTGAAGNDVYRGDRLPENIKGQYFYGEPVARIVRQINPVVTEGLTTLHNVFQDQKSEFLRSTDPLFRPVDMATAPDGTMYIVDMYHGIIQEGQWTQKGTYLRTKIEQYQLDKVVGLGRIWRITYDGKERDKASPKMLTENAAALVKHLEHPNGWRRDAAQQLIVLKKDLSVVPALTSMALTSKSVVARFHALWSLEGLGALKVNLVQKLMQDLNPRVRIQAIRASETLYKAGEKSLETTYASLLNDPDANVVIQAMMTAKFLKLPNMESGIKAAMEKNNAAGIKLVGSQIIEPPKSRNMGPFGGGALNKEQQASLDRGAMIYNELCSQCHGNNGQGTPAGNGKLIAPALAGSARIQSHPEYAVRVVLHGMEGAIDGKTYAGGMMTSMKEHSDEWVADVISYIRNGLSNDASLVTPQQVAGIRAKTADQKGMYPYDKLIKTVPQELQPQEGWKITASHTTSTRIGGNVSPQSAFTYEGWTTGGRQTKGMWYQIEFPKEVNLTELQFVAPASIKKGWQRNPKAPQTPPPMVQSYPRAYTVETSSDGTTWKESLAPLKGKEGENVVALGNVKTKFLRLKINEDLAQDSDEVPWSMRQLKVFGQN from the coding sequence ATGCAAACCTCTACGTTAAAACTAGGCTTGGTAAGTGCCTGTTTAGCACTTGCTTTTTGCTCTTTCATTGTTTCAATCCCCCCCAATGAATCGCTGAAAAAGGTGTACGAAAATCAATCGGATACCTTGACCAAAGTAAAGCTACCGCCTGGGGCTGACCCCGAAAGCGAAGATTGGAAAGGCATTGATTTAGAACCCAAAGCCCCCGTTCGACCGCTCGGTGTGGCTGAGGAGCAAAGTCGGTTTTTACTGCCGCCAGGTTACCGCATTGAGCCTGTTTTGACCGAACCCGCCATCCAACAACCAGGTGCCATTGCCTTTGATGGCAACGGACGTATGTATGTCTTGGAACTGCGTTCTTATATGTTGGACGCTGATTCAAAAAACGAGCTAGAGCCTACCAGTCGCATTTCTCGTTGGGAAGACAAAAACAACGATGGCGTGTATGAGTCAGGAACGACTTTTTTGGACAATTTAATCTTTCCGCGTTTTGTGCTGCCCTACGGCAAAGACTGCATCCTCACCATGGAGTCTGACGCCGATAATGTGTATAAATATACCGATACCAACGGCGATGGCAAGGCCGATAAAAAAGAACTTTTTACCACCAAATACGGTCGGTCGGGGAATGTGGAGCACCAGCAGGCGTTTATGTATTATGGCATGGACAACTGGCTTTACAGTACCGTCAATGCTTTTCGGGTGCGGGAAACGCCCAATGGGGTGATTCGTGAAAAAACGGGCTTTAACCGCGCCCAATGGGGCGTGACGCACGACGACGACGGGAAATTATGGTTTCAGGGTGGAGCAAGTGGCTTGCCTTCGTATTTTCAGTTCCCGATTCATTATGGCAATTTTGAAGTACCCAATGAATTTGCCAAAGGCTTCGATGTACCTTGGGGAGCGCCCGTCAAACTGGCTGATATGCAGGGTGGAATGGACGAAGTACGTCAACCAGATGGCTCGTTAAATCGGGTGACGGGTGCGGCAGGAAATGACGTGTATCGCGGCGATCGTTTGCCCGAAAATATCAAAGGACAGTATTTTTATGGTGAACCCGTTGCGCGAATTGTTCGCCAAATCAATCCCGTCGTTACGGAAGGGTTGACCACGCTCCATAACGTATTTCAAGACCAAAAATCGGAGTTTTTACGCTCTACTGACCCGCTTTTTCGCCCCGTTGACATGGCCACTGCCCCCGACGGAACAATGTACATTGTGGATATGTACCACGGTATTATTCAGGAAGGACAATGGACACAAAAAGGAACCTACCTGCGTACCAAAATTGAGCAATACCAATTGGATAAAGTGGTGGGATTGGGTCGAATTTGGCGCATCACATACGACGGAAAAGAACGCGATAAAGCCTCGCCAAAAATGCTTACCGAAAACGCGGCGGCTTTGGTCAAACATTTGGAACACCCCAACGGCTGGCGTCGCGATGCTGCTCAACAGTTAATCGTACTCAAAAAAGACCTTTCGGTGGTACCAGCCTTGACTTCTATGGCCCTGACTAGCAAGAGTGTCGTCGCTCGATTCCATGCGTTGTGGTCGCTGGAAGGATTGGGAGCGTTGAAAGTGAATTTGGTGCAAAAATTGATGCAAGACCTCAACCCGCGCGTCCGTATTCAGGCCATTCGTGCCAGTGAAACGCTTTATAAAGCAGGCGAAAAAAGTTTAGAAACGACCTACGCGAGCTTACTCAACGACCCCGACGCCAACGTGGTGATTCAAGCCATGATGACGGCCAAATTTTTGAAGTTGCCAAACATGGAAAGTGGTATCAAAGCCGCCATGGAAAAGAACAATGCAGCGGGCATAAAACTGGTAGGTTCGCAAATCATTGAGCCTCCTAAATCCAGAAATATGGGGCCGTTTGGTGGGGGAGCACTGAACAAAGAGCAACAGGCGTCTTTGGATAGAGGTGCCATGATTTACAATGAACTGTGCTCTCAATGCCATGGCAATAATGGCCAAGGAACGCCCGCAGGAAACGGCAAATTGATAGCTCCAGCGTTGGCAGGTTCAGCCCGTATTCAGTCGCATCCCGAGTATGCCGTTCGGGTAGTTTTGCACGGAATGGAAGGGGCGATTGACGGAAAAACCTACGCGGGAGGAATGATGACTTCGATGAAAGAACATTCGGACGAATGGGTCGCAGATGTCATTTCGTACATCAGAAATGGGTTGTCGAACGATGCTTCGTTGGTGACGCCGCAGCAAGTGGCGGGTATTCGGGCTAAAACAGCCGATCAAAAAGGAATGTATCCGTACGATAAATTGATAAAAACCGTGCCGCAGGAATTACAGCCTCAAGAAGGTTGGAAAATAACGGCAAGCCACACGACATCAACCCGCATTGGAGGAAATGTCTCTCCTCAAAGTGCATTTACGTACGAAGGCTGGACTACGGGCGGGCGTCAAACCAAAGGAATGTGGTACCAAATTGAGTTTCCAAAAGAAGTGAACTTAACCGAACTGCAATTTGTCGCACCTGCCAGTATCAAAAAAGGCTGGCAACGCAACCCCAAAGCTCCCCAAACTCCACCTCCGATGGTTCAGTCTTACCCAAGGGCTTATACCGTTGAGACATCGTCTGATGGGACAACTTGGAAAGAATCTTTGGCACCGTTGAAGGGAAAAGAAGGCGAAAATGTAGTTGCTTTGGGCAATGTTAAAACCAAGTTTTTACGTCTAAAAATCAATGAAGACTTGGCCCAAGACAGCGATGAAGTTCCGTGGTCGATGCGACAACTGAAGGTTTTTGGTCAAAATTAA
- a CDS encoding enolase C-terminal domain-like protein encodes MSISLPSQGPRIKEFNITPIAVVDPPLLNAAGLHAPYALRTVVELITDDNIVGISEIPGNIDIDKALERSKRLIIGQDPFQLNKIKDILQAEFGTEKPADRGFTPWDQRTVVHVFSSIEVACLDIIGKIINRPVVDLLGGRRRDAVPFSAYLFYKYEGAGGKLEFGTDPNATGWAAARQASALNPEEIVAQAHAMCKAFGFKSIKLKGGVFEPRQEVDAILALHKAFGPDVPLRLDPNALWTVETSIQYGKEMEGVLEYLEDPCRGQQNMAMVRKALKTPLATNMCTTSFGDIPKAIELGSEDIILSDHHFWGGLQESMKLTSVCETFGRDLSMHSNSHLGISLAAMVHLGAAIPNLRYALDTHYPWQSDEIVVGGRLKFEEGAVAVPEGPGLGVELDKAALAKLHENYLKCGLTKRDDEIEMQKVVSGWKFMATRW; translated from the coding sequence ATGTCAATCAGCCTTCCCTCCCAAGGACCACGAATTAAAGAATTTAACATTACACCCATCGCGGTGGTGGACCCGCCTTTGCTCAATGCGGCGGGGCTTCACGCGCCTTATGCGCTGCGTACGGTGGTGGAACTTATCACCGACGATAACATCGTAGGAATCAGTGAAATCCCTGGCAATATCGACATCGACAAGGCACTGGAGCGAAGCAAACGCCTAATCATTGGCCAAGACCCGTTCCAACTCAATAAAATCAAGGACATTCTTCAAGCCGAATTTGGCACTGAAAAACCTGCCGACCGTGGGTTTACCCCTTGGGACCAACGTACGGTTGTGCACGTGTTTAGCTCCATTGAAGTAGCGTGTTTGGACATTATTGGTAAAATCATCAACCGCCCCGTCGTCGATTTGTTAGGCGGGCGTCGGCGCGATGCAGTGCCGTTTTCGGCTTATTTGTTTTATAAATACGAAGGAGCAGGGGGCAAACTTGAGTTTGGAACCGACCCCAATGCCACGGGCTGGGCGGCGGCTCGTCAGGCGAGTGCGCTCAACCCCGAAGAGATTGTTGCCCAAGCACATGCCATGTGCAAAGCGTTTGGTTTTAAGTCGATTAAGCTCAAAGGGGGCGTATTTGAGCCGCGCCAAGAAGTGGATGCTATTTTGGCCTTGCACAAAGCTTTTGGCCCCGATGTCCCTTTGCGTTTAGACCCCAATGCTCTCTGGACGGTAGAAACCTCCATCCAGTACGGCAAAGAAATGGAGGGGGTGCTTGAGTACTTGGAAGACCCCTGCCGTGGCCAGCAAAATATGGCGATGGTTCGGAAAGCGCTCAAAACACCGTTGGCAACCAATATGTGTACAACTTCGTTTGGTGATATTCCCAAGGCGATTGAGTTAGGTTCGGAGGACATTATTTTGAGCGACCACCATTTTTGGGGTGGCTTGCAAGAATCTATGAAACTCACCAGCGTTTGCGAAACCTTTGGGCGTGATTTGTCGATGCACTCCAACTCGCATTTGGGGATTTCGTTGGCGGCGATGGTGCACTTGGGAGCGGCTATTCCTAACCTACGTTACGCTCTCGATACCCACTACCCGTGGCAGTCGGACGAAATCGTGGTGGGCGGCCGTTTGAAATTTGAAGAAGGCGCCGTTGCCGTTCCCGAAGGCCCAGGTTTGGGTGTAGAGTTGGACAAAGCGGCCTTGGCCAAATTGCACGAAAACTACTTAAAATGCGGCCTGACCAAACGCGACGACGAAATCGAAATGCAAAAAGTAGTATCAGGCTGGAAATTTATGGCAACACGTTGGTAA
- a CDS encoding mannonate dehydratase, which translates to MKRSNFLKAVAVGSVSASVTGAEKAHAASLVTPPKKVLMKAGCQSGGTSVENLEFKARHGIFNIDGGAPKVIPGKGWDLEDSLAKKEACEKYGISLDAYHYPLSSAGIDRVIYPNIMLGKSPERDREIEYLQQMIQVAGKSGIKVLNYNTTILPVLRTGKYTDPKRGNAEYSVWNYEEALKRNDPKTVAGDVSIDQIFERITYLLDRLLPVAKEYKVKLANHIADPPVPAAYRGVMRWNSPDVFKGIQRFAKLYDSEYHGFNFCIGSIAEGLKDPKNEIFPIIKWVGERNQIFNVHLRNIKGSFNNFQEVYPDNGDMDFVKVVRALRDVGYSGMVMPDHVPHHHAANSTQEAFAFCYGYIKGLLQVVASETA; encoded by the coding sequence ATGAAACGTAGTAATTTTCTCAAAGCAGTTGCCGTAGGGTCGGTAAGTGCTTCGGTGACAGGTGCCGAAAAAGCCCATGCGGCGTCGCTTGTTACGCCTCCCAAAAAAGTATTGATGAAAGCAGGCTGCCAATCGGGCGGGACGAGCGTTGAAAATCTCGAATTTAAGGCCCGTCATGGTATCTTTAATATCGACGGCGGTGCGCCAAAAGTAATTCCAGGTAAAGGCTGGGATTTGGAGGATTCGTTGGCCAAAAAAGAAGCCTGCGAAAAGTACGGAATTAGTTTGGACGCGTACCATTATCCCTTGAGTTCGGCGGGAATCGACCGCGTGATTTACCCCAATATTATGTTGGGGAAAAGCCCTGAACGCGACCGTGAGATTGAGTATTTACAACAAATGATTCAAGTGGCGGGCAAATCGGGCATTAAAGTATTGAACTACAATACGACCATTTTGCCCGTGTTGCGGACGGGAAAATACACCGACCCCAAGCGCGGAAATGCTGAATACAGCGTTTGGAATTACGAAGAAGCATTGAAACGTAACGACCCTAAAACGGTGGCAGGAGATGTATCAATCGACCAAATTTTTGAACGAATTACGTATTTGCTCGACCGATTACTTCCCGTGGCCAAAGAGTACAAAGTCAAACTCGCGAACCATATCGCCGACCCGCCAGTGCCAGCGGCTTACCGTGGCGTGATGCGTTGGAACAGCCCCGATGTATTTAAAGGAATTCAACGTTTTGCCAAATTGTACGACAGTGAATACCATGGCTTTAACTTTTGCATTGGCTCCATTGCTGAGGGATTAAAAGACCCCAAAAATGAAATTTTTCCCATCATCAAATGGGTAGGGGAGCGCAATCAGATTTTTAACGTTCACCTAAGAAACATCAAAGGCAGTTTCAATAATTTCCAAGAAGTCTATCCCGACAACGGGGACATGGATTTTGTTAAGGTCGTTAGGGCATTACGCGACGTGGGGTATTCGGGGATGGTTATGCCCGACCACGTACCGCACCACCATGCAGCTAACAGTACTCAAGAAGCCTTTGCGTTTTGTTACGGTTACATCAAAGGTTTGTTGCAAGTAGTTGCCAGCGAAACGGCCTAA